A single genomic interval of Novosphingobium ginsenosidimutans harbors:
- a CDS encoding alkene reductase — protein MHDALFQPVSLGAIQCPNRILMAPLTRGRSDPGSVPNALIAEYYRQRAGAGLIISEATGISVEGLGWPAAPGVWSEAQTEGWKLTTEAVHKAGGRIILQLWHMGRLVHPDFLGGQPPVSASATTAPDHAHTPTGRKPYEQARAATLDDIARIVDDYGKAAANAKAAGFDGVQLHGANGYLIDQFIRSSSNLREDDYGGSPENRVRLMREVLERLIDVWGAGRVSIRLSPNGETQGCDDATPAETFGAAAKVLQDLDVGFLELRQPGPDGTFGATEVPKQGAHLRTIYKGPMVLNSDYTAASAAAEVASGVCDAISFGRPYISNPDLAERIRVGAEWAPNVDVPKSWYLPGPAGYTDYPTLAEAAAA, from the coding sequence ATGCACGACGCTCTGTTCCAGCCGGTTTCGCTCGGCGCGATTCAATGCCCCAATCGCATCCTGATGGCCCCGCTGACGCGCGGCCGCTCGGACCCGGGCTCGGTCCCCAATGCACTGATCGCTGAGTACTACCGCCAGCGCGCCGGCGCCGGCCTGATCATTTCCGAAGCGACCGGCATTTCGGTCGAGGGGCTGGGTTGGCCCGCCGCGCCCGGCGTATGGAGCGAAGCCCAGACCGAGGGCTGGAAGCTGACGACTGAGGCCGTGCACAAGGCTGGCGGACGGATCATCCTGCAGCTGTGGCACATGGGCCGGCTGGTCCACCCGGATTTCCTCGGCGGGCAGCCGCCGGTCTCGGCCTCGGCCACCACGGCGCCGGACCATGCGCATACCCCGACCGGTCGCAAGCCCTATGAACAGGCCCGCGCCGCGACGCTCGATGACATCGCCCGGATCGTCGATGACTATGGCAAGGCTGCGGCCAATGCCAAGGCCGCCGGGTTTGACGGGGTCCAACTCCACGGCGCCAATGGCTACCTGATCGACCAGTTCATCCGCAGCTCGTCCAACCTGCGCGAGGATGATTACGGTGGCTCGCCTGAAAATCGCGTGCGGCTGATGCGCGAAGTGCTGGAGCGGCTGATCGATGTCTGGGGCGCAGGCCGTGTTTCGATCCGGCTTTCGCCCAATGGCGAGACGCAAGGGTGTGACGATGCCACGCCGGCTGAGACCTTCGGCGCGGCGGCCAAGGTGCTGCAGGACCTGGACGTGGGCTTCCTCGAGCTGCGCCAGCCGGGGCCGGATGGGACCTTCGGCGCGACCGAAGTGCCCAAGCAGGGCGCGCACCTGCGCACGATCTACAAGGGGCCGATGGTGCTCAATAGCGATTACACCGCCGCCAGCGCCGCCGCCGAAGTGGCGAGCGGGGTCTGCGACGCGATCAGCTTTGGCCGGCCCTATATCTCCAACCCGGATCTGGCCGAACGCATCCGGGTCGGGGCCGAATGGGCGCCCAATGTCGATGTGCCCAAGTCGTGGTACCTGCCCGGACCGGCCGGCTACACGGACTATCCGACGCTGGCAGAAGCTGCGGCGGCCTGA
- a CDS encoding DMT family transporter codes for MSKAMGAATGSTKVWHFAALLGGNVALALGPLWVRLADSGPVSAGFWRLALAVPFFVLLARMNRQPLTGAPRAVLWGVLAGGVFFALDLSSWHLGIELTRLGNATLFGNAGSILIAAWGLIALRRWPHTPEWLAFAAAIIGSAVLLGRSLQIDHTTLIGDLLCLLAGFLYTFYILLAQRGRAVLGSWALLFWSSLIGLPVMAAGALLLGEPFWPTNWGPVIALSITSQLIGQGLLVYALRHFPPLVIGLALLTQPTVSVAIGWIWFNEVLGPLDLLGMALVAAGLVLARVAERPAAPPLEGEERP; via the coding sequence ATGAGCAAGGCAATGGGCGCGGCAACCGGGAGCACGAAGGTCTGGCATTTTGCCGCCCTGCTTGGCGGCAATGTCGCGCTGGCGCTGGGGCCGCTGTGGGTGCGGCTGGCCGATAGCGGCCCGGTTTCGGCCGGGTTCTGGCGGCTGGCGCTCGCCGTGCCGTTCTTCGTCCTGCTCGCCCGCATGAACCGCCAGCCGCTGACCGGTGCGCCGCGCGCTGTACTGTGGGGCGTGCTGGCCGGCGGGGTGTTCTTCGCGCTCGACCTTTCAAGCTGGCACCTGGGGATCGAGCTGACCCGCCTCGGCAATGCGACGCTGTTCGGCAATGCCGGATCGATCCTGATCGCCGCCTGGGGCCTGATCGCGCTGCGCCGCTGGCCGCACACACCCGAATGGCTGGCCTTTGCCGCGGCGATCATCGGTTCGGCCGTGCTGCTGGGGCGCAGCCTGCAGATCGATCACACCACCCTGATCGGCGATCTGCTCTGCCTGCTGGCGGGCTTCCTCTACACCTTCTACATCCTGCTCGCACAGCGCGGACGGGCGGTGCTGGGCAGCTGGGCGCTGCTGTTCTGGTCCAGCCTGATCGGCCTGCCGGTGATGGCGGCAGGCGCGCTGCTGCTGGGTGAGCCGTTCTGGCCGACCAATTGGGGCCCGGTCATCGCCCTTTCCATCACCAGCCAGCTGATCGGGCAGGGGCTGCTGGTCTATGCCCTGCGCCATTTCCCGCCGCTGGTGATCGGCCTCGCTCTGCTGACCCAGCCGACGGTTTCCGTCGCGATCGGGTGGATCTGGTTCAACGAGGTGCTGGGGCCGCTTGATCTGCTCGGCATGGCGTTGGTTGCCGCCGGGCTGGTGCTGGCGCGGGTGGCGGAACGCCCTGCTGCCCCGCCGCTCGAGGGCGAAGAGCGCCCTTAG
- the lipB gene encoding lipoyl(octanoyl) transferase LipB, with protein MIQDLPASIEWRRDEAQVPYRHALDFMTARNAAIAEGTADELVWLLEHPPVYTAGTSAAADELLDPRFEVVEAGRGGRYTYHGPGQRVGYVLLDLKRRARDVRGFVHAMEGWVIATLADFGVESWRSEGRIGIWTRDIDGREAKIGAIGVRIRRWVTMHGFSVNLDPDLSHFGGIVPCGIEEFGVTSLARLGHAVDMPTWDAALLARAPEFLAALERPCPQE; from the coding sequence ATGATTCAGGACCTCCCTGCCTCGATCGAATGGCGCCGCGATGAGGCGCAGGTGCCCTATCGCCACGCGCTCGATTTCATGACCGCGCGCAACGCCGCGATTGCCGAAGGCACTGCGGACGAACTGGTCTGGCTGCTCGAACATCCGCCGGTCTACACCGCCGGCACCAGCGCCGCAGCGGACGAACTGCTCGATCCGCGCTTCGAAGTGGTCGAGGCCGGGCGCGGCGGGCGTTATACCTATCACGGTCCAGGGCAGCGGGTCGGCTATGTCCTGCTCGACCTCAAGCGCCGGGCGCGCGACGTGCGCGGCTTTGTCCACGCGATGGAAGGCTGGGTCATCGCGACCCTGGCAGACTTTGGCGTGGAGTCCTGGCGCAGCGAAGGCCGGATCGGCATCTGGACCCGCGATATCGACGGGCGCGAGGCCAAGATCGGCGCGATCGGCGTCCGCATCCGGCGCTGGGTCACGATGCACGGCTTTTCGGTCAACCTGGACCCGGACCTGTCGCACTTTGGCGGGATCGTGCCCTGCGGGATCGAAGAGTTCGGCGTCACCAGCCTTGCGCGGCTGGGCCATGCGGTGGATATGCCGACTTGGGATGCGGCGCTGCTCGCCCGCGCCCCGGAATTCCTGGCCGCGCTCGAACGGCCTTGTCCGCAGGAGTGA
- a CDS encoding class I SAM-dependent methyltransferase gives MTSTELARQPLTARIKRRIKRAMGPWGVFLQGFIEHPVMVGSIIPSSRFTIARMLGPVKWDECKLFVEYGPGVGTFCRPVLDRLPRDGRLIVIDTNPLYIDYLKATIADSRFIPVLGSAADVEDIVHAHGFDHADYVLSGLPFSTLPDGVGPAIAAATHRVLRPGGAFLVYQFSAKARDFMARHFTRIDADFEPLNVLPCKLFWGWKD, from the coding sequence ATGACTTCGACCGAGCTTGCTCGCCAGCCGCTTACCGCCCGCATCAAGCGTCGCATCAAGCGCGCGATGGGCCCCTGGGGGGTCTTCTTGCAAGGCTTTATCGAGCATCCGGTGATGGTCGGTTCGATCATCCCCTCGTCGCGCTTTACCATCGCGCGGATGCTTGGCCCGGTAAAATGGGATGAGTGCAAGCTGTTCGTCGAATACGGCCCCGGCGTCGGCACCTTTTGCCGGCCCGTGCTGGACCGACTGCCCCGCGACGGGCGGCTGATCGTGATCGATACCAACCCGCTCTATATCGATTACCTGAAGGCCACGATTGCCGACAGTCGCTTCATCCCGGTGCTGGGATCGGCGGCCGACGTGGAGGATATCGTCCACGCCCACGGCTTCGATCATGCCGACTATGTTCTTTCGGGCTTGCCGTTCTCGACCCTGCCCGATGGCGTTGGCCCGGCGATTGCAGCCGCCACTCACCGCGTGCTGCGGCCGGGCGGGGCCTTCCTGGTCTATCAGTTCAGCGCCAAGGCGCGCGACTTCATGGCGCGGCACTTCACCCGGATCGACGCCGATTTCGAGCCGCTGAACGTGCTGCCCTGCAAGCTGTTCTGGGGTTGGAAGGACTAA
- a CDS encoding MFS transporter, with amino-acid sequence MTTPATPPTSPTDAVTASLPRGRVALLFTVMLVTAAGNTAMQSVMPSIGTALKVHDFWISLAYTWSALLWMLCAPFWARRSDRRGRKAMMALGLTGFISSFGLCGMALWLGLNGYLGALGTLLLFAACRSLYGGFGSAAPPAVQAYVASRTSRAERTQALSLISSSFGLGTVLGPALAPLLILPGLGLVSPFFAFTLIAVIVLVTLRLRLPDDAPAYAARGEVLAAPFSANSDSRMRGENDETDDGTLPPEVPDLKWTDRRLRPWLIAGLLGGHAQAMVMGIVGFLILDRLGLRATPMAGAGPTGLVLMSGAIATLLAQWGIIPLWKLGPRASALWGVSLAAMGVALLAVAQDLHAITLGTAIACLGFGLFRPGFTAGASLAVSRAEQGQSAGIVASVNGAAYIVAPAIGVWLYGHSSWIGFAVIELLCLTVLVLGIKGLGRDEDLIERR; translated from the coding sequence ATGACCACCCCCGCAACGCCCCCGACCAGTCCCACCGACGCCGTCACGGCAAGCCTGCCGCGCGGCCGCGTGGCGCTGCTGTTCACGGTCATGCTGGTGACCGCGGCCGGCAATACGGCGATGCAGTCGGTCATGCCCTCGATCGGCACGGCGCTGAAGGTCCACGATTTCTGGATCAGCCTGGCCTACACCTGGTCGGCATTGCTGTGGATGCTGTGCGCGCCGTTCTGGGCGCGGCGCAGCGACCGGCGCGGCCGCAAGGCGATGATGGCACTGGGGCTGACCGGCTTCATTTCCAGCTTCGGGCTGTGCGGCATGGCGCTGTGGCTGGGGCTCAACGGCTATCTCGGCGCGCTGGGCACCTTGCTGTTGTTTGCCGCCTGCCGCTCGCTTTACGGTGGGTTCGGTTCGGCTGCTCCGCCGGCGGTCCAGGCCTATGTCGCCAGCCGCACCAGCCGGGCCGAGCGGACCCAGGCGCTCTCGCTGATCTCCTCCAGTTTTGGGCTCGGCACGGTGCTGGGCCCGGCGCTGGCGCCGCTGCTTATCCTGCCCGGCCTGGGCCTGGTCAGCCCGTTCTTTGCCTTCACCCTGATCGCCGTGATCGTGCTGGTGACATTGCGACTGCGGCTGCCCGACGACGCCCCGGCCTATGCCGCGCGCGGCGAGGTGCTGGCCGCGCCGTTCAGCGCCAATTCGGATTCGCGCATGCGCGGCGAGAACGATGAGACCGATGACGGCACGCTGCCGCCCGAAGTCCCCGACCTCAAGTGGACCGACCGCCGGCTCCGCCCCTGGCTGATCGCCGGGCTGCTTGGCGGACACGCCCAGGCCATGGTGATGGGGATCGTCGGTTTCCTGATCCTTGACCGGTTGGGCCTGCGCGCAACGCCAATGGCGGGGGCCGGGCCAACCGGCCTGGTGCTGATGTCGGGCGCAATTGCCACGCTGCTGGCCCAGTGGGGGATCATCCCGCTGTGGAAACTTGGTCCGCGCGCTTCGGCGCTGTGGGGCGTGAGCCTCGCCGCAATGGGCGTCGCCCTGCTGGCCGTAGCGCAGGACCTTCACGCCATCACCCTTGGCACGGCCATCGCCTGCCTGGGCTTTGGCCTGTTTCGCCCCGGTTTCACGGCTGGCGCCTCGCTGGCCGTCAGCCGGGCAGAGCAGGGCCAGTCGGCGGGCATCGTCGCCTCGGTCAATGGTGCCGCCTATATCGTCGCGCCAGCGATCGGGGTCTGGCTCTATGGCCACTCGTCGTGGATCGGCTTTGCGGTGATCGAGCTGCTGTGCTTGACCGTGCTGGTACTCGGCATCAAGGGCCTTGGCCGCGACGAAGACCTGATCGAGCGGCGCTAA
- a CDS encoding arsenate reductase family protein, which yields MKATIWHNPACGTSRKTLAILQETPGVEVTVVEYLVNPPTAAKLAQLYRDAGITPQQGLRLRGTDAEERGLPSADADTVLAAMAAAPRLIERPLVETDKGVRLCRPQDKVLEIL from the coding sequence ATGAAGGCAACGATCTGGCACAACCCGGCCTGCGGCACGTCGCGCAAGACGCTGGCGATCCTGCAAGAGACGCCGGGTGTGGAAGTGACTGTGGTGGAGTACCTGGTAAATCCGCCGACCGCCGCCAAGCTCGCCCAGCTCTACCGCGATGCCGGGATTACCCCGCAACAGGGCCTGCGGCTGCGCGGCACCGATGCGGAAGAGCGCGGCTTGCCATCGGCCGATGCTGACACCGTTCTGGCGGCGATGGCCGCAGCGCCCAGGCTGATCGAGCGACCTTTGGTGGAGACCGACAAGGGCGTGCGCCTGTGCCGTCCGCAGGACAAGGTGCTGGAAATCCTTTAG
- a CDS encoding TonB-dependent receptor, which translates to MNTTARLSLLASTVMPAFTLAAPAQAELAAEAADAPAIIVYGVPDGYDIEKTRSATKTETPLIDVPQTVTVLSREQLDDQGVESLNDALRYVPGVVLGQGEGHRDQITLRGQSTTADFFLDGLRDDAQYYRSLYNIDRIEVLKGANALIFGRGGGGGVINRVSKAPEFTKARTDFAGGVDSFGGWSLAADLDQPLGESFAARLNATYEDFANHRDFYDGHFVGIAPTLGWKLGEATRLVLGYEYADDQRVTDRGVPSFAGTPLKGYDDALFGSPTANESSVQAHIARARLDHDFSDALSVNLTGQYAHYDKYYGNVYARSAATATTVELEGYNSDTIRENWMIQGNLVWKGETAGIGHQLLLGFEASDQLTDAKRSEAAFGATAASRITVPLAERLTLPTVTFGASSRSSRSKVRAVSAYVQDQIDLGEIVKVVLGLRYDDFRISSTNRVNGFAASRSDGKWSPRAGLIIKPRENVSLYASYAKSFLPQSGDQFTVLDATTATLAPEEFRNLEAGVKWDLTERLAFTAALFQIDRTNTRANDPVTGVAVLTGKSRTKGFELAMVGQLTKGLQVTLGYALQDGDIVSTTAAAPAGRTLAQVPRHQFSAWGRYDFTDRFGVAVGAVRQSQQFATISNAVRLPGFTRIDAALFYKVSDAVQLQLNVENLTDTDYFPNAHTDNNISTGAPLNARLGVKLRF; encoded by the coding sequence ATGAATACTACCGCGCGCCTTTCTCTGCTCGCTTCCACCGTCATGCCCGCTTTCACGCTGGCGGCGCCGGCGCAGGCAGAGCTGGCAGCTGAAGCCGCCGATGCTCCGGCGATCATCGTCTATGGCGTGCCGGATGGCTACGACATCGAAAAGACCCGCTCGGCCACCAAGACCGAGACCCCGCTGATCGACGTTCCGCAGACCGTAACGGTCCTGAGCCGCGAACAGCTCGACGATCAGGGCGTCGAATCGCTCAACGACGCGCTGCGCTATGTCCCGGGGGTAGTGCTGGGCCAGGGCGAAGGCCACCGTGACCAGATCACCCTGCGCGGCCAGAGCACCACGGCAGACTTTTTTCTCGATGGCCTGCGCGACGACGCGCAGTACTATCGCTCGCTCTACAATATCGACCGGATCGAGGTACTGAAGGGGGCCAATGCGCTGATCTTCGGGCGCGGGGGTGGCGGCGGGGTGATCAACCGCGTCTCCAAGGCACCGGAATTCACCAAGGCCCGCACTGACTTTGCTGGCGGCGTCGACAGCTTCGGCGGCTGGTCGCTGGCCGCCGACCTTGATCAGCCGCTGGGTGAAAGCTTTGCCGCGCGTCTCAACGCCACGTACGAAGACTTCGCCAATCACCGCGACTTCTATGACGGCCACTTTGTCGGGATCGCCCCGACCCTGGGCTGGAAGCTGGGCGAAGCGACCCGGCTGGTGCTGGGCTATGAATATGCCGACGATCAGCGCGTCACCGACCGCGGAGTACCCTCCTTCGCCGGCACCCCGCTCAAGGGTTATGACGATGCGCTGTTCGGCAGCCCGACCGCCAACGAAAGCTCGGTCCAGGCCCACATCGCCCGCGCCCGGCTCGATCACGATTTCAGCGATGCGCTGAGCGTCAACCTGACCGGCCAGTATGCCCATTACGACAAGTACTATGGCAACGTGTACGCGCGCTCCGCCGCCACCGCGACCACGGTCGAGCTGGAAGGGTACAACAGCGATACGATCCGCGAGAACTGGATGATCCAGGGCAACCTGGTCTGGAAGGGCGAGACCGCCGGGATCGGCCACCAGCTGCTGCTCGGCTTCGAGGCCAGCGACCAGCTGACCGATGCCAAGCGCAGCGAGGCCGCCTTCGGTGCGACAGCGGCGAGCCGGATCACGGTGCCTCTTGCAGAACGCCTGACTCTGCCGACCGTCACCTTCGGCGCCAGCAGCCGCTCCAGCCGGTCCAAGGTTCGCGCAGTCTCGGCCTATGTCCAGGATCAGATCGACCTGGGTGAGATCGTCAAGGTGGTGCTGGGTCTGCGCTATGACGATTTCCGCATCAGCTCGACCAACCGGGTCAATGGCTTTGCCGCCAGCCGCAGCGACGGCAAGTGGAGTCCGCGCGCGGGCCTGATCATCAAGCCGCGCGAAAATGTCTCGCTCTATGCGAGCTATGCCAAGAGCTTCCTGCCGCAGTCGGGCGATCAGTTCACCGTCCTTGACGCGACCACGGCCACGCTCGCCCCGGAAGAGTTCCGCAACCTCGAAGCCGGGGTGAAGTGGGACCTGACCGAGCGTCTCGCCTTCACCGCCGCACTGTTCCAGATCGATCGCACCAACACCCGCGCCAACGATCCGGTCACCGGCGTGGCCGTGCTGACCGGCAAGAGCCGCACCAAAGGCTTCGAACTGGCCATGGTCGGCCAGCTGACCAAGGGCCTGCAGGTAACGCTGGGCTATGCGCTGCAGGATGGCGATATCGTCTCCACCACGGCTGCGGCCCCGGCCGGGCGGACCCTGGCCCAGGTGCCGCGGCATCAGTTCTCGGCCTGGGGCCGCTATGACTTCACGGATCGCTTCGGCGTGGCCGTGGGCGCGGTGCGGCAGAGCCAGCAGTTCGCCACGATCAGCAATGCCGTGCGCCTGCCCGGCTTCACCCGGATCGACGCGGCGTTGTTTTACAAGGTTTCGGACGCGGTGCAGCTCCAGCTCAATGTCGAGAACCTGACCGACACCGACTATTTCCCCAATGCCCACACCGACAACAACATCAGCACCGGCGCTCCGCTCAATGCGCGGCTGGGGGTGAAGCTGCGGTTCTGA
- a CDS encoding (2Fe-2S)-binding protein → MPSLTVNERPLAFDMDPQTPLLWALRDAANLTGTKYGCGVGDCGACMVLVDGEAKMSCQMSLAEAEGRVVTTIEGLSPDRSHPVQQALVAQQAIQCGFCTPGIAIAAAALLARNADPSPEDIRAAVPNLCRCGVYPRLVAAIQQAGRVLRRLETIDPVPAPGTSAEDAARAVPAIKAT, encoded by the coding sequence ATGCCCAGCCTGACAGTCAACGAACGGCCGCTGGCCTTCGACATGGACCCACAGACCCCGCTGCTGTGGGCGCTGCGCGATGCGGCCAACCTCACTGGAACCAAATATGGCTGCGGGGTGGGCGATTGCGGCGCTTGCATGGTCCTGGTCGATGGCGAGGCCAAGATGTCTTGCCAGATGAGCCTGGCCGAGGCCGAGGGCCGGGTGGTGACGACGATTGAGGGGCTTTCGCCCGATCGCTCGCACCCGGTGCAGCAGGCGCTGGTGGCGCAGCAGGCGATCCAGTGCGGGTTCTGCACGCCGGGCATCGCCATTGCCGCCGCAGCGCTGCTGGCGCGCAATGCCGACCCTTCGCCTGAAGACATCAGGGCGGCAGTGCCGAACCTGTGCCGCTGCGGGGTCTATCCCCGGCTGGTCGCGGCGATCCAGCAAGCGGGGCGCGTGCTGCGGCGGCTCGAAACGATTGACCCGGTGCCGGCCCCCGGCACCTCGGCCGAGGATGCGGCGCGGGCGGTGCCGGCGATTAAGGCGACTTGA
- a CDS encoding class II aldolase/adducin family protein: MATPIKNAHARNLDCSEAEWAARQELAACYRVFDHLGWSESIYNHISLKVPGEDGAFLINPYGLHYSEVCASNLVKIDIDGNTLDGSPFPVNKAGFTQHAYFHRHVDWAHAICHTHTTATMAVCSMEGGLQPVNFYACNFIGKLSYHDFEGVTVREEEGERLLANLGNNRILMLRNHGPVILGRSIGEIFIQHWSLQRACEIQLATMAAGKPVMIPDEVVAVHQRDVGQVRLPGGPGKADFDAWVRIIDRTDRSWRD, from the coding sequence ATGGCCACCCCGATCAAGAACGCGCATGCCCGCAACCTCGATTGCAGCGAGGCCGAATGGGCGGCGCGGCAGGAACTGGCGGCCTGCTACCGCGTGTTCGACCATCTGGGCTGGAGCGAATCGATCTACAACCACATCTCGCTCAAGGTGCCGGGCGAAGACGGGGCCTTCCTGATCAACCCCTATGGCCTGCACTATTCGGAAGTCTGTGCCAGCAACCTGGTCAAGATCGACATTGACGGAAACACGCTCGACGGCAGTCCCTTTCCGGTCAACAAGGCCGGCTTCACCCAGCACGCCTACTTCCACCGCCATGTCGATTGGGCCCATGCGATCTGCCACACCCACACCACGGCGACGATGGCGGTGTGCTCGATGGAAGGTGGGCTCCAGCCGGTGAACTTCTATGCCTGCAACTTCATCGGCAAGCTCAGCTATCACGATTTCGAGGGCGTGACGGTGCGCGAGGAAGAGGGTGAGCGGCTGCTTGCCAACCTGGGCAACAACCGCATCCTGATGCTGCGCAACCACGGCCCGGTGATCCTGGGCCGCTCGATTGGTGAGATCTTTATCCAGCACTGGTCGCTGCAGCGCGCCTGCGAGATTCAGCTGGCGACGATGGCGGCGGGCAAGCCGGTCATGATTCCCGATGAGGTCGTGGCCGTGCACCAGCGCGATGTCGGCCAGGTCCGCCTGCCGGGCGGGCCGGGCAAGGCCGACTTCGATGCCTGGGTGCGGATCATCGACCGGACCGACCGCAGCTGGCGCGACTGA
- a CDS encoding TonB-dependent receptor produces the protein MFESRKRHHFSALALLALAGPALADTPDPETIIVTGKALDLPAGQRAFAGDVLTAEDVRTLASGRIEDLLGRAPGIQQFRRSDSRSSNPSAQGITLRGLGGNASSRTLVLLDGVPLVDPFFGYVPLAALPPERLDSVRVLRGGGAGGFAAGAVAGTIDLTSAGPDTLGLLSASALVNDRGESELSASLAPRLGSGFAVVSGRWDRGQGFWTTPQNQRVPASVRARFDSWSTGLRAAAPLTPDIELQARALLFDDQRTLRFAGADTGASGQDASLRLVGRGAWQFEALGYVQARDFSNVVISATSFRKTLDQRRTPATGLGAKLELRPPMGDGQTLRLGIDWRRQRGEMQEEAYSAVTGLVTARRKAGGVNSDLGLYAEHDWRFGPALLTLSARADRWTVAEGFFREANAAGTVTTDRRFADRSGWQESLRGGLLVEAAPALSLRAAAYTGLRQPTLNELYRPFTVFPVTTRANAALENERLEGFEGGLDWTPLPDLTLRLTGFDNRVKGAIANVTIGPNLRERRNVDAVHSRGIEASLAAKLGAVSLDAALSWLSARVEASGASAALAGKRPAQVPRLTASTTLAWRPAERWLFAASLRHTGAQWEDDLETDRLPAATTLDAVAEVPLTQHLLLVLRAENLTDAQIITRNQAGSIDLGAPRTVWAGFRISM, from the coding sequence GTGTTCGAGTCACGTAAGCGGCACCACTTTTCCGCCCTCGCGCTGCTGGCCCTGGCTGGCCCGGCGCTGGCGGATACGCCCGATCCTGAAACGATTATCGTCACCGGCAAGGCGCTGGACCTCCCGGCTGGTCAGCGCGCCTTTGCCGGCGATGTTCTGACGGCGGAGGACGTCCGCACGCTCGCCTCGGGCCGGATCGAGGACTTGCTTGGCCGCGCGCCGGGGATCCAGCAGTTCCGCCGCTCGGACAGCCGCTCCTCCAATCCCTCGGCCCAGGGCATCACCCTGCGCGGGCTCGGCGGCAATGCCTCCAGCCGGACGCTGGTGCTGCTTGATGGCGTGCCGCTGGTCGATCCCTTCTTCGGCTACGTTCCGCTTGCCGCCCTGCCGCCTGAGCGGCTGGATTCGGTCCGCGTGCTGCGCGGCGGCGGGGCCGGGGGATTTGCCGCTGGCGCCGTGGCGGGGACCATCGACCTCACCTCGGCCGGGCCAGACACGCTGGGCCTGCTGTCTGCCTCGGCCCTGGTCAATGACCGGGGTGAGAGCGAGCTGTCCGCATCGCTCGCCCCGCGGCTCGGCAGCGGCTTTGCGGTGGTTTCGGGCCGCTGGGACCGGGGGCAGGGGTTCTGGACCACACCGCAAAACCAGCGGGTTCCGGCATCGGTCCGGGCGCGGTTCGATTCATGGTCGACCGGCCTGCGCGCCGCCGCGCCGCTGACACCGGACATTGAGCTTCAGGCCCGCGCGCTGCTGTTCGATGACCAGCGCACGCTGCGCTTTGCCGGGGCCGATACCGGGGCGAGCGGGCAGGATGCTAGCCTGCGTCTGGTCGGCCGGGGGGCCTGGCAGTTCGAGGCGCTCGGCTATGTCCAGGCGCGCGATTTCTCCAACGTGGTCATTTCCGCGACTTCGTTCCGCAAGACGCTCGACCAGCGGCGCACCCCGGCTACCGGCCTGGGCGCGAAGCTCGAGCTTCGCCCACCGATGGGCGACGGACAGACGCTGCGGCTGGGGATCGACTGGCGGCGCCAGCGCGGCGAGATGCAGGAAGAGGCCTATAGCGCTGTCACCGGCCTGGTCACCGCGCGGCGCAAGGCCGGCGGGGTCAATTCCGACCTCGGGCTCTATGCCGAACATGACTGGCGCTTTGGTCCGGCACTGCTGACGCTGAGCGCGCGGGCTGATCGCTGGACGGTGGCGGAAGGCTTCTTCCGTGAGGCCAATGCCGCTGGCACCGTCACCACCGACCGCCGCTTTGCCGACCGCTCCGGCTGGCAGGAAAGCCTGCGCGGCGGGCTGCTGGTTGAAGCGGCACCGGCGCTGTCGCTGCGCGCCGCCGCCTATACCGGGCTGCGCCAGCCGACGCTCAATGAACTCTACCGGCCCTTCACGGTCTTCCCGGTCACCACCCGCGCCAATGCCGCGCTCGAGAATGAGCGTCTGGAGGGCTTCGAGGGCGGGCTGGACTGGACCCCGCTGCCCGACCTGACGCTGCGCCTGACCGGCTTCGACAACCGGGTGAAGGGCGCGATCGCCAATGTCACGATCGGCCCGAACTTGCGCGAACGCCGCAATGTCGATGCCGTCCATTCGCGCGGGATCGAGGCTTCGCTTGCGGCCAAGCTGGGCGCGGTCAGCCTTGATGCGGCACTCTCTTGGCTTTCGGCCCGGGTCGAGGCGAGCGGGGCTTCGGCCGCGCTCGCTGGCAAGCGCCCGGCCCAGGTCCCGCGCCTGACCGCCAGCACGACCCTCGCCTGGCGACCGGCCGAACGCTGGCTCTTCGCCGCCAGCCTGCGCCACACCGGCGCGCAGTGGGAAGATGACCTTGAGACCGACCGCCTGCCCGCCGCGACCACGCTCGATGCAGTCGCCGAAGTGCCGCTGACCCAGCACCTGCTGCTGGTGCTGCGGGCCGAGAACCTGACCGACGCGCAGATCATCACCCGCAACCAGGCGGGCAGCATCGACCTTGGCGCGCCGCGCACCGTCTGGGCCGGTTTCCGCATTTCCATGTGA